The genomic region AGCTGCTGCCCGTCTACCTCCCCCGCCGCGCCGCTTTGCAGCGGCTGCTCGACGACCACCTGGCCTCCGGGAAGCCGGTCGACTGGGCCGACGAGTCCGTGCGCGCCTGCTTCCGCTGCCCCGAATGCGAGATCCAGGTCCGCGCCACCGACGACCTGCTGCTGGTGGCGGGGATGCGGGTAAGCCAGCGGGCCCGGCTGATCGACGCCGGGATCACCACCGTCGCCGAACTGGCCGACCACGACGGGCCCGTCCCCGAACTGCCCGCGCGCACCGTGCGGGCGCTGACGGCGCAGGCGCGGCTGCAGCGCACCCCGTGGGTGGACGGCAGACCGCCGTACGAGATCGCCGACCCGCAGCCGTTGAACCTGCTGCCCGACCCCGACAAGGGCGACCTATTCTTCGACTTCGAGGGCGACCCGCTGTGGACGACCAACGGCCAGGAGTGGGGCCTGGAATACATGTGGGGTGTGCTGGAGGCCGGCGGCGCCTTCCGCCCGCTGTGGGCGCATGACCGCGCGAGCGAACGCCGGGCGCTCGTCGACTTCCTCAAGTACGTCCGCCAGCGCCGCAAGCGCTACCCGAAGATGCACATCTACCACTACGCGGCCTACGAGAAGTCCGCGCTGCTGCGGCTGGCCGGTCGCTACGGCGTCGGCGAGGAGGAGGTTGACGACCTGCTGCGCAGCGGTGTGCTGGTGGACCTGTATCCGTTGGTACGCAAGAGTATTCGCGTCGGCACCGAGAACTACAGCCTCAAGTCGCTGGAACCGCTTTACATGGGTTCGGAGCTGCGCAGCGGCGACGTCACCACCGCGACGGACTCGATCACCATGTACGCGCGGTACTGCGAGCTGCGCGCGGCAGGCCGCGACGACGAGGCCGCCAACACGCTCAAGCAGATCGAGGACTACAACCGCTACGACTGCCGCTCCACCCACAAGCTGCGCGACTGGCTGATCAAACTGGCGATCGAGGCCAGCGTCCCGCCGCTGGGCCCGCAGCCGATCCCCGTCGCCGACGCCGCCGAGGAGACCGACGAACTGGCCCGCACCCTGGCCCGGTTCGCAGGCGACACCGTCGAGGAGCGCACCCCCGAGCAGACCGCCGTCGCGCTGATCGCCGCCGCCCGCGGCTACCACCGGCGCGAGGACAAGCCGTTCTGGTGGGCGCATTTCGACCGGCTCAACCATCCCGTCGACGAATGGGGTGACAACAGCGACGTGTTCCTCGCCGAGTCCGCCACCGTCGAGCAGGACTGGCACGTCCCGCCGAGGGCGCGCAAACGGCAGCGCCACGTCCGGCTCACCGGTGCGTTGGCGTCCGGCAGCCTGGGCCGCGAGGTGTTCGCGCTCTACGACCCGCCGTCGCCGCCCGGGATGGCCGACAGCACCGACCACCGGGCCGCGGGCAGCGCCGAGGTGATCGACGTCGACGACGAGAACCTGCCCACCGAGGTGCTGATCTGCGAACGCGAGGGTCCGCAGGGCACGTTCGACCAGTTGCCGTTCGCGCTGACGCCGCGCTCGATCGTGCCCACCACCAAGCTCCGCGAATCCATCGACGCGGCGGCCGCCGACATCGCGGCCGGGCTGCCCGACCTGCCGGACACCGCCGTCGTCGACGTGCTGCTGCGCCGCCCGCCGCGCACCCGCAGCGGCACCCCGATCCCGCACACCGGCGACGTCGCCGCCGACATCACCGCCGCCCTGCGCGACCTGGACTCCTCCTACCTCGCCGTGCACGGCCCGCCCGGCACCGGCAAGACCTACACCGCCGCGCGGGTGATCGGCCGACTGGTCACCGAGGACCGGTGGCGCGTCGGCGTCGTCGCACAGTCGCACGCGGTGGTGGAGAACCTGTTCCGCGATCTGGTGAAGGCCGGCGTCGACCCCGAGTGCATCGCGAAGAAGAACTGTCCGGAGAACGTCGGCTGCCAGTCGATCTCCCCCGACGCCTACGCGTCGTTCATCGCCGCCCACGACGGCTGCGTGATCGGCGGCACCACATGGGATTTCGCCAACGACACCCGAGTCGAGCCCGACAGCCTGGACCTGCTGGTCATCGAGGAGGCCGGCCAGTTCAGCCTCGCCAACACGATCGCCGTCGCGCGGGCGGCGCGCAACCTGATGCTGCTCGGCGATCCGCAGCAGCTGCCACAGGTCAGCCAGGGCCACCACCCCGAACCCGTCGACGAGTCGGCGCTGGGCTGGCTGGTCGGCGGGCATCGCACCCTGCCCGCCGAGCTCGGCTACTTCCTGGACCGCTCCTTCCGCATGCACCCGGCGGTGTGCGCACCGGTGTCCCGGCTGGCCTACGAGCGGCGGCTGCGGTCGGCCGAGGGCGCGCCGGCCGCGCGCAGGCTCGACGGCCACGCGCCGGGGGTGCGGGTGCTGACGGTCCCCCACGACGGCAACTCGGTGGCCAGCCCCGAGGAGGCGGCGGCGATCACCGAGCAGATCACCGCGATGCTCGGCGCGACGTGGACCGACGAGGACGGCAGCCGCCCGCTCGGCCAGTCCGACGTGCTGGTGGTCGCGCCCTACAACGCGCAGGTGCTCACCGTGCAGGCCCATCTGGCGGCGGCCGGGCTGACCGACGTCGACGTGGGCACCGTGGACAAGTTCCAGGGCAGGCAGGCGCCGGTGGTGTTCGTGTCGATGACGGCGTCGTCGATCGACGACGTGCCCCGCGGAATCTCGTTCCTGCTCAACCGCAACCGGCTCAACGTGGCGATCAGCCGCGCGAAGTACCTGAGCGTGATCGTGCGCTCACAGGCGCTGACCGAGTACCTGCCGGGTACCCCACAGGGGCTGGTCGAACTCGGCGCGTTCCTGTCGCTGGCGCCCTAGTCGCGCGCGTGCCCGACCGTGGGCAGCGGGTCGGTGACGGGTTCCTCCCACTCGACGACGTACTCCAGGTAGTCGTCCTCGTCGGGGGCGAACGCCTCGTCACCGCCGTACTCCACCGCCAGCGGCTGCGGCTCGACCAGCGGCCGGCGGGCGAACCCCAGCAGGAACAGCGCGGCGACGACGCCGAACAGCGCGACGAACCCGGACAGCAGCAGCGCCTGTGACATCGCCGCCGCGAACGGCGCCTGCAGGCCGGCGGGCAGATCGGTCACCCCCGCCCCCTCGGCGGATTGCCTTGCCCACGGCGGCATCTCGTCGTTGATCCGCCACGTCATGAACGCGGCCATGCTGGCGCTGCCCAGCACCGCGCCCACCTGCCGGGTGGTGTTGTAGACCCCCGAACCCGACCCCGCGAACTGCGGCGGCAGGTTGCGGGTGGCGGTGGCGGCCAGCGGCGACCAGATGAACGCCATGCCGACACCCGTCACGGTCAGCGGAACCACGATCCGCCAGATCGGGGTCGTCGGCGTCATCTCGAACGCCAGCCAGGTGATGGCGATCGCCAGCACCGAGAACCCGAACCCGATCACCGGCCGCGGGTGGGCGCGGTCCACGATCCGGCCCACGTACGGCGCGAGCAGGCTGGTCACGATCGCCATCGGCGCGGTCAGCAGCGCGGCGCGCGTCGGCGACAGCCCGCACACCGCCTGCGCGTAGAACATGATCGGGACCATCATCCCGGTCACCACGAAGCCGATGGTGGCCACGCCGAGGTTGGACAGCGAGAAGTCACGGTCGCGGAAGATCACCAGCGGGATCAGCGGGTCACGCGGGTTGGCCGCCTGCCAGAACAGGAACGCCGCCATGAACCCGACGCCCAGCGCCATCAGGCCCCACACCCAGTGCGTCCAGGCGTGGGCCTGGCCCTCCTGCAGCGCGAAGACGATCAGGAACATCCCGACCCCGGACAGCAGCACGCCGAGCACGTCGAAGCGGGGCCGGCCGGTCGGCAGCTCGGGCACCAGCCACCACGCCAGCAGCACACCGGCGACGCCGATCGGCACGTTGACGAAGAAGATCCACTGCCAGCCGAGGCTGTCGACGAGGATCCCGCCGGCCAGCGGGCCCACCAGCGTGGCCACCCCGGCCGTCGCACCCCACACGCTCATCGCCATGCCGCGGTTCGCGGCCGGGAACACCCGGGTGATCGTCGACAGCGTCTGCGGGGTCAGCAGCGCCGCCCCCATCCCCTGCACGACGCGGGCGGCGACCAGCATCCCGATGGTGTCGGCCAGCCCGCACCACAGCGACGCCACCGTGAACACCGTCAGCCCGAGCAGGTACAGGTTGCGCGGGCCGAAGCGGTCACCGAGCCGACCGGACACCAGCAGCGGCACCGCGTAGGCGAGCAGGTAGGCGCTCGTCACCCACAGCACCGCGTCGTAGCTGGCCGACAGGCTGGCCATGATCGACGGGTTGGCCACCGAGACGATCGTCGCGTCCACCAGGATCATGAAGAAGCCGACCATCATCGCCCACAGCGCATGCCACGGGCTCGATGTCGCGTTCTGCGAACGGATCACGGCTGAAAACATCTCGGAGGGGTCGACTCGCTCGGGGTCCAGCCGACGCTACGGCATCAGGCCGGTTCGGGCACAGCGTCGTCGATGACGTCGGCTTCGGTTGCGGCAGAACTGTCGTCGGCGCGCCAGACGACGAGCGCCAGCGCGATCAACGCGACCACCATACCGACCATCATCACCAGGGCCAGAGCGAACTCGTCGTTGCCCAGCGCCCCCACCAGCGGGGCCACCGCGGCACCCACACCGAACTGCGCGGCGCCCAGCAGCGCGGCCGCCGTGCCCGACGCCTCGTTGTGGCGGGTCAGCGCAATCGCGGGGGCGTTGGGCATCACCAGGCCCATCGCCGCCAGCACGATCCAGACCGGGATGACGAACCCGGCCAGCCCGCCGGCCCCGGTGGTCGCCATCCACAGGAACACCGCCCCGGTGACCGTCGCGACGGTCAGCGACCACAGCACGATCGTCTGCGGGGTGAACCAGCGCAGCAGCACGACGTTGCCCTGCGACGCGGTGATCAGCGCGATGGCGCCGGCCCCGAACACCAGCGCGAAGGCCTGCTGGTCCAGGCCGTAGGTGCCCTGCAACACGAACGGCGCCGCCGAGATGTAGCCGAACAGACCCGACATCGCCAGCGCGGAGACCAGCGCCAGCACCACGAACCGGGCGTCGCGCAGCAGCGACAGATAGGTGGCGGCGATGCCGCGCACCTGCAGCGGGCGCCGGTGCGCGACGGGCAGCGTCTCGGGCAGCACCAGCGCCGCCACGGCCAGCAGCATCCCGGCCAGCACGACCAGCGCGGCGAACACCCAGTGCCACGACGCCTTCAGCAGCACCGCGGCACCCAGCGACGGCGCCACCACGGGGGCGACGCCGATCACCAGCATCAGCCGCGACATCACCCGGGCGGCGACGGAGTCGGTGAACAGGTCACCGACGACGGCGATCGCCACCACCATCGCCGCGGCGGCGCCCAGGCCCTGCAGGCCGCGCGCCACGCCGAGCACGGCGACGTTCGGGGCGAACATGCACAGCAGCGACGCCAGCATGTGCAGCACGATGCCTGCCATCAGCGGGCGACGGCGGCCCAGCGAGTCCGACAGCGGGCCGACCAGCAGCTGTCCGAGCGCCAGCCCGGCCAGCGTCCCGGTCAGCGTCAGCTGCCCCACCGAGGAGGACACCCCCAGGTCCTCGGTGATGCGCGGCAGCGCGGGCAGATACATGTCGATGGTGAGCGGACCCAGCGCGACGAGGACGCCCAGGACGACGATCATCTTCAACCGGCTCGGCGTGGGGGCGGACGTCACAGCGCGCAATGGTGCCACGAAATTTGTTAGCGCCGCTTGGCAGTTTTTTCTTCCCCCAGCATGCGAACGCCGGCAGTGAGGACTATCACGTCGGGGCACGGTCCGCGTTCTCTCACACGTTATTGAGGCGTTAGCCTTGACACGAGCGTGCGGACAGGAGGCCTACATGAGTGCCCGGTCGAAGGCCAAGAGCCAGTTGCCGGCAACCGACCAGGGTCTCGTCGATGATCCGGGTGCGGCGGCCAAAGCGTTGTCGGCGATCATCGAGCGCGGCTCCCGCGTCCAGGGCCCCGCGATCCGCGCCTATGTCGAGCGCCTGCGCCGGCAGAGCCCGGACGCCACACCGGCCGACATCGCCAAGAAGCTGGAGAAGCACTACCTGGCCGCCGTGATGGCCAGCGGTGCGGCCGTCGGCTCGGCCGCGGCGTTCCCGGGCCTGGGGACGCTGACCGCGCTGTCGGCGATCGCGGGCGAGACGGTGGTCTTCCTCGAGGCGACCGCCGTGTACGTGCTGGCCCTCGCGGAGGTCTACGGCATCCCCGCCGAGCACCGGGAGCGCCGTCGCGCGCTGGTGCTGGCGGTCCTGGTCGGCGAGGACGGCCGCAGCGCCGTCGCCGACCTCATCGGTCCGGGCCGCACCAAGGGCGCCTGGATCACCGACGGGGCGGCGACACTGCCGCTGCCCGCGGTCTCACAACTCAACTCACGCCTGCTGAAGTACTTCGTCAAGCGCTACACGCTCAAGCGCGGCGCGATGGCCTTCGGCAAGCTGCTACCGGTCGGCATCGGGGCCGTCGTCGGTGGCGTAGGAAATCGCCTGATGGGCAAGCGCATCGTGGCCAACGCACACACCGCGTTCGGCGATCCGCCGCCGCGGTGGCCGGCCGCACTACACGTCCTGCCGGCACCGCAGGACTAGGCAGGGTAGGGCAGCCGGATCGATGACCACACACGCGTTGCAACGACCACAACGATCACAACGCCGTTGTCGTGGTCCGGCCGTTGCTTCGGCGCTAGCCTTTAGGCGGCGGTAATGCGGGTAACCGCGGTAAACCCTGGCGAGCGCGACGGCGGCGCTCGCGCGAAGCGAAGGAATCGAGGCGAGTAGCTACCGTGAGCTCACCTTCACCATTCGGTCAGAACGAGTGGTTGGTCGAGGAGATGTATCGCAAGTTCCGCGAGGATCCCTCGTCGGTCGATCCCAGTTGGCACGAATTCCTGGTCGACTACTCCCCGGAGCCGACCTCTGACAGTGCCAACGGGCAAGCCAACGGACAACGCGCAGCGGCCCCGGTGAGCCCGCCGGAACCGGCGCCGGCGCCGCAACAGGCCAAGCCCGCGCCGAAGGCTCCCGAGAAGAAGGCCGCCGAGAAGAAGGCCGCCAAGACAGAGGCCAAGGCTGAGGCCAAGGCCTCCCCTAAGACAGAAGCCAAGGCATCCCCTAAGACAGAAGCCAAGCCGGCCGCGGAGGGCGAGGAGTCACAGGTGCTGCGCGGTGCGGCCGCCGCGGTGGTCAAGAACATGTCCGCCTCGCTGGAGGTGCCGACGGCGACCAGCGTGCGCGCCGTCCCGGCGAAGTTGATGATCGACAACCGGATCGTCATCAACAACCACCTCAAACGCACTCGCGGCGGCAAGATTTCGTTCACCCACCTGATCGGCTACGCGGTGGTGCAGGCGGTCAAGAAGTTCCCGAACATGAACCGCCACTTCGCCGAGATCGACGGCAAGCCGCACGCCGTCACCCCCGAGCACGTCAACCTGGGCCTGGCGATCGACCTGCCCGGCAAGGACGGCAACCGGCAGCTCGTGGTGGCCGGCATCAAGGCCGCCGAGACGCTGTCGTTCGGCCAGTTCATCGCCGCCTACGAGGACATCGTGCGACGGGCCCGCGACGGCAAGCTCACCGCCGAAGACTTTTCCGGAGTGACCATTTCGCTCACCAACCCGGGCACCATCGGCACCGTGCACTCGGTGCCGCGACTGATGCGCGGGCAGGGCGCGATCATCGGCGTCGGCGCGATGGAGTACCCGGCCGAGTTCCAGGGCGCCAGCGAGGAGCGCATCGCCGAGCTCGGTGTCGGCAAGCTGGTCACGCTGACGTCCACCTACGACCACCGCATCATCCAGGGCGCGGAGTCCGGCGACTTCCTGCGCACGGTGCACGAGCTGCTGCTCGACGACGACTTCTTCGACGAGATCTTCCGCGAGCTCGGCATCCCGTACGAGCCGGTGCGGTGGCGCACCGACAACCCGGACTCGATCGAGGACAAGAACGCCCGCGTCATCGAGCTGATCGCGGCGTACCGCAACCGCGGCCACCTGATGGCCGACATCGACCCGCTGCGGCTGGACAACGACCGCTTCCGCAGCCACCCCGACCTCGACGTGCTCACCCACGGCCTGACGCTGTGGGACCTCGACCGCGAGTTCAAGGTCAACGGGTTCGCCGGCGCCGAACGCAAGAAGCTGCGCGACGTGCTGGGCCTGCTGCGCGACTCGTACTGCCGCCACATCGGCGTCGAGTACACCCACATCCTCGAGCCCGAGCAGCAGAAGTGGCTGCAGGAGCGCATCGAGAAGAAGCACGAGAAGCCGACCGTCGCGCAGCAGAAGTACATCCTGAGCAAGCTCAACGCGGCCGAGGCGTTCGAGACCTTCCTGCAGACGAAATACGTTGGGCAGAAGCGGTTCTCGCTGGAGGGCGCGGAGACCGTCATCCCAATGATGGACGCGGTGATCGACCAGTGCGCCGAGCACGGGCTCGACGAGGTCGTCATCGCGATGCCGCACCGCGGCCGG from Mycolicibacterium phlei harbors:
- a CDS encoding TM0106 family RecB-like putative nuclease yields the protein MFVAGDRVIYSASDLAAAARCEYALLRSFDAKLGRGPAVAADDELLARTADLGADHERRHLDEFRDRDVAMIGRPPYTVEGLTAAAEQTRRAVERRAPVIYQAAMFDGRFAGFADFLVVTDDGTYRLRDTKLARSVKVEALLQMAAYAEALTAAGVPVADEVELVLGDGATARYRVDELLPVYLPRRAALQRLLDDHLASGKPVDWADESVRACFRCPECEIQVRATDDLLLVAGMRVSQRARLIDAGITTVAELADHDGPVPELPARTVRALTAQARLQRTPWVDGRPPYEIADPQPLNLLPDPDKGDLFFDFEGDPLWTTNGQEWGLEYMWGVLEAGGAFRPLWAHDRASERRALVDFLKYVRQRRKRYPKMHIYHYAAYEKSALLRLAGRYGVGEEEVDDLLRSGVLVDLYPLVRKSIRVGTENYSLKSLEPLYMGSELRSGDVTTATDSITMYARYCELRAAGRDDEAANTLKQIEDYNRYDCRSTHKLRDWLIKLAIEASVPPLGPQPIPVADAAEETDELARTLARFAGDTVEERTPEQTAVALIAAARGYHRREDKPFWWAHFDRLNHPVDEWGDNSDVFLAESATVEQDWHVPPRARKRQRHVRLTGALASGSLGREVFALYDPPSPPGMADSTDHRAAGSAEVIDVDDENLPTEVLICEREGPQGTFDQLPFALTPRSIVPTTKLRESIDAAAADIAAGLPDLPDTAVVDVLLRRPPRTRSGTPIPHTGDVAADITAALRDLDSSYLAVHGPPGTGKTYTAARVIGRLVTEDRWRVGVVAQSHAVVENLFRDLVKAGVDPECIAKKNCPENVGCQSISPDAYASFIAAHDGCVIGGTTWDFANDTRVEPDSLDLLVIEEAGQFSLANTIAVARAARNLMLLGDPQQLPQVSQGHHPEPVDESALGWLVGGHRTLPAELGYFLDRSFRMHPAVCAPVSRLAYERRLRSAEGAPAARRLDGHAPGVRVLTVPHDGNSVASPEEAAAITEQITAMLGATWTDEDGSRPLGQSDVLVVAPYNAQVLTVQAHLAAAGLTDVDVGTVDKFQGRQAPVVFVSMTASSIDDVPRGISFLLNRNRLNVAISRAKYLSVIVRSQALTEYLPGTPQGLVELGAFLSLAP
- a CDS encoding multidrug effflux MFS transporter, which encodes MIVVLGVLVALGPLTIDMYLPALPRITEDLGVSSSVGQLTLTGTLAGLALGQLLVGPLSDSLGRRRPLMAGIVLHMLASLLCMFAPNVAVLGVARGLQGLGAAAAMVVAIAVVGDLFTDSVAARVMSRLMLVIGVAPVVAPSLGAAVLLKASWHWVFAALVVLAGMLLAVAALVLPETLPVAHRRPLQVRGIAATYLSLLRDARFVVLALVSALAMSGLFGYISAAPFVLQGTYGLDQQAFALVFGAGAIALITASQGNVVLLRWFTPQTIVLWSLTVATVTGAVFLWMATTGAGGLAGFVIPVWIVLAAMGLVMPNAPAIALTRHNEASGTAAALLGAAQFGVGAAVAPLVGALGNDEFALALVMMVGMVVALIALALVVWRADDSSAATEADVIDDAVPEPA
- a CDS encoding MFS transporter, which encodes MFSAVIRSQNATSSPWHALWAMMVGFFMILVDATIVSVANPSIMASLSASYDAVLWVTSAYLLAYAVPLLVSGRLGDRFGPRNLYLLGLTVFTVASLWCGLADTIGMLVAARVVQGMGAALLTPQTLSTITRVFPAANRGMAMSVWGATAGVATLVGPLAGGILVDSLGWQWIFFVNVPIGVAGVLLAWWLVPELPTGRPRFDVLGVLLSGVGMFLIVFALQEGQAHAWTHWVWGLMALGVGFMAAFLFWQAANPRDPLIPLVIFRDRDFSLSNLGVATIGFVVTGMMVPIMFYAQAVCGLSPTRAALLTAPMAIVTSLLAPYVGRIVDRAHPRPVIGFGFSVLAIAITWLAFEMTPTTPIWRIVVPLTVTGVGMAFIWSPLAATATRNLPPQFAGSGSGVYNTTRQVGAVLGSASMAAFMTWRINDEMPPWARQSAEGAGVTDLPAGLQAPFAAAMSQALLLSGFVALFGVVAALFLLGFARRPLVEPQPLAVEYGGDEAFAPDEDDYLEYVVEWEEPVTDPLPTVGHARD